In Porites lutea chromosome 1, jaPorLute2.1, whole genome shotgun sequence, a single genomic region encodes these proteins:
- the LOC140943727 gene encoding ATP-dependent RNA helicase DDX19A-like, with product MTTADEDWAAEVDEQERQISGEVDKLKLSNTSTSTTKPTEEKQANTEEEDNEQTKATDLADASFLMKVLRSKLVKTKNEVEVQKNDPSSPLYSVKSFEELPLSEQLRRGVYDMGFNKPSKIQETALPMLLADPPNNMIAQSQSGTGKTAAFVLSMLSRVDATKNYPQVICISPTYELALQTGQVAEKMGKFCPEVKIGYAVRGERVSRGQKVTDHIIFATPGTLLDWILRNRALDPKKIKMFVLDEADVMIAQQGHQDQSIRIHKTLPKDCQMLLFSATYDDEVMKFAKTVVPDPIIIRLRREEESLDNIKQYYVVCRDKEEKFQALSNMYGVVSIGQCIVFCHTRKAASWLAEKMTADGHSVALLSGEITVEQRLAVLNRFRDGKEKLLITTNVSARGIDVEQVTVVINYDMPVEPTGKPDFETYLHRIGRTGRFGKSGIAVNFVDGQRSMTIMKKIEEHFGKKITLLQADDVDELEKLGN from the exons GTTGATAAGTTGAAATTAAGTAACACAAGTACGAGTACCACTAAACCAACTGAGGAAAAGCAAGCTAATACAGAAGAAGAGGATAATG AGCAGACTAAGGCTACAGACCTTGCAGATGCTTCTTTTTTGATGAAAGTGTTAAGAAGTAAACTTGTTAAGACCAAGAATGAGGTTGAAGTACAGAAAAATGACCCAAGTTCACCCTTGTACTCTGTCAAGTCATTTGAGGAATTACCACT GTCAGAACAACTCCGTCGTGGTGTCTATGATATGGGTTTTAACAAACCATCCAAGATTCAGGAAACAGCACTACCCATGCTCTTAGCTGATCC ACCGAACAATATGATAGCTCAATCACAGTCTGGAACAGGAAAAACTGCAGCATTTGTTTTGTCCATGCTTAGCAGAGTAGATGCAACAAAAAACTACCCTCag GTTATCTGTATTTCACCTACATATGAGCTTGCACTACAAACAGGACAAGTGGCAGAAAAGATGGGCAAATTCTGCCCTGAGGTCAAGATTGGTTATGCAGTGAGGGGGGAGAGAG TGTCAAGAGGTCAGAAAGTTACAGATCACATAATATTTGCTACACCCGGAACTCTACTAGACTGGATTCTCCGCAACCGAGCACTGGACCCCAAAAAAATCAAGATGTTTGTTTTAGATGAGGCTGATGTCATGATAGCACAACAGGGACACCAGGATCAGTCCATTAGAATACACAA GACCCTGCCTAAAGATTGCCAAATGCTTCTGTTCTCTGCAACCTACGACGACGAGGTGATGAAATTTGCTAAGACAGTAGTACCAGACCCTATCATCATTCGGCTGCGTCGGGAAGAGGAGAGCCTGGACAATATCAAGCAGTACTATGTGGTGTGTCGTGACAAAGAGGAAAAGTTCCAGGCCCTCTCTAACATGTATGGCGTTGTGTCTATTGGACAGTGTATCGTTTTCTGTCAC ACTCGGAAGGCCGCCTCTTGGTTGGCAGAGAAGATGACAGCGGATGGTCATTCAGTAGCGCTGTTGTCAGGCGAGATCACAGTGGAACAGCGACTAGCAGTATTAAACAGATTccgcgacggcaaggagaaacTGCTGATAACAACTAATGTCAGTGCCAGAGGCATCGATGTGGAACAA GTTACTGTCGTAATAAATTACGATATGCCAGTCGAGCCCACGGGTAAACCGGATTTCGAAACATACTTGCACAGGATCGGCAGGACTGGCCGGTTTGGCAAGAGCGGCATTGCCGTCAACTTCGTTGATGGTCAGCGGTCTATGACGATCATGAAGAAAATCGAAGAACATTTTGGCAAGAAAATAACGCTCTTGCAGGCTGATGACGTGGATGAACTTGAGAAACTGGGCAACTAA